A part of Bacillus rossius redtenbacheri isolate Brsri chromosome 1, Brsri_v3, whole genome shotgun sequence genomic DNA contains:
- the LOC134527128 gene encoding tigger transposable element-derived protein 6-like codes for MLKLNVFKYCRENGITHRFTKETAGRYWLNGFLARNPEISKRKAQRLNPARAQKLNKFIVGDHFEKLQNVLAENKFLNFPEKIFNMDEKGCRLQLHKDPEVLAKKGSKRVHIVAKERGESVTVVACGNATGNVIPPMILFPGLRKNPAWEKNLPTGSTTIMTRKGSMTTESFVSFLNHFSRFKPSGPCLLIFDGAKSHLDYSICEVAEQNEIILYCLPSNTTHELQPLDKGCFQSFEIFWDQHTLLYFNMHKEQQDISKLNFADVFTPTWEKLMTQANMKSGFKATGIFPFNPFVIPEEAFAPSIATELPPPNTKMADETVTAYALQEQHNANDDHSLAGPSGLQTNVSQLGSRHSTSSSSDSDITGDLAQPLSSSDYSDSLHIPESTANLSRRGSIGEMLPTPKKKRKTTRVMKPAINNRGVVLNKSLFEDNKDVKLDSSKNSGNSKKYNTKSVRQMTASKKSESWYCAICCNDEVKDMRLCGVCEIYVHEECVGLTKDHKEFFICPKCLL; via the coding sequence ATGCTcaagttaaatgtttttaaatactgccgTGAAAATGGGATAACTCACCGGTTCACTAAAgaaactgcaggtcgctactGGTTGAATGGCTTTTTGGCCAGAAATCCTGAAATTAGCAAACGAAAAGCTCAAAGGCTAAATCCTGCCCGAGCTCAAAAGCTTAACAAATTCATAGTTGGAGACCATTTTGAAAAATTGCAGAATGTCCTTGCTGAGAACAAGTTTTTAAACTtccctgaaaaaatattcaacatggaTGAGAAGGGTTGTAGGTTACAACTGCACAAAGATCCAGAGGTTTTGGCGAAAAAGGGGTCAAAGCGCGTCCATATTGTTGCAAAGGAACGTGGCGAGAGTGTTACTGTTGTAGCCTGTGGAAATGCTACTGGAAATGTCATTCCCCCAATGATCCTATTCCCTGGATTAAGAAAAAATCCagcttgggaaaaaaatttacctacAGGTTCAACAACAATAATGACTCGAAAAGGTAGCATGACAACCGAATCTTTTGTGTCCTTCCTGAATCACTTCTCTAGGTTCAAGCCAAGTGGGCCTTGTCTTCTGATTTTTGATGGGGCTAAGTCACATTTAGACTACAGCATATGTGAAGTTGCAGAacagaatgaaattattttgtactgTCTTCCGTCAAACACGACTCATGAGTTACAGCCTTTAGACAAAGGTTGTTTCCaaagttttgagattttttgggatCAGCACACACTcctttattttaatatgcacaAAGAACAGCAAGACATTTCCAAATTGAACTTTGCTGATGTTTTTACACCAACATGGGAAAAGTTAATGACACAAGCAAACATGAAAAGTGGATTTAAGGCTACTGGCATTTTCCCCTTCAATCCGTTCGTGATTCCAGAAGAGGCCTTTGCACCCAGCATAGCTACTGAGCTTCCGCCACCTAACACAAAAATGGCAGACGAAACTGTAACCGCTTATGCGTTGCAGGAACAACATAATGCCAATGACGACCATTCATTGGCAGGTCCGTCTGGTCTACAGACAAATGTTAGCCAGCTTGGTTCTAGACACAGCACCAGTTCATCATCTGATTCAGATATCACAGGAGACTTGGCACAACCTTTAAGTTCTTCAGATTACTCTGATAGTTTGCATATTCCCGAAAGTACTGCAAATCTGTCCAGGCGTGGTTCCATTGGAGAAATGCTACCTACACCAAAGAAAAAACGGAAAACCACACGGGTTATGAAACCTGCTATAAACAACAGGGGTGTTGTACTGAATAAATCTTTATTTGAAGATAACAAGGATGTAAAGTTAGATAGCAGCAAGAACAGTGGAAAcagcaaaaaatataatacaaagtcTGTTCGCCAGATGACTGCTTCAAAGAAGTCTGAGAGTTGGTACTGTGCAATTTGTTGCAATGATGAAGTGAAGGATATGAGACTGTGCGGAGTTTGTGAAATATATGTCCATGAAGAATGTGTTGGCCTCACCAAAGATCACAAAGAGTTTTTTATTTGCCCGAAATGTTTATTATAG
- the LOC134527129 gene encoding keratin, type I cytoskeletal 9-like → MRDLTLLLLLSLGTLLSMEAGTTALPADRARRGLIGNLLHGNAASLLDPLGLLHNSQSGAKSESDSFSLGGSLGLLGISGGLSHSSSSAQAGSSAGGGAGSSSGSQASSSAGSQGFGGASSQAQSQAESGAGGQLRPPHGGQFGGFESGFNSGSSAQSQASGAGGIQFGQHGGQFGGLESGSNSGSSAQSQASGASGVQFGQNGGQFGGPESGSNSGSSAQSQAGAGGTQFGQHGGQFGRLESGSNSGSSAHSQAGGSGGIHFGGPGPVALGHLDGPADVIVFEVPHQPPPPPPRPAYDGPIFEGPLPPPPPPPQPAYGSPSFGRPQPPSFGGSGQFGSNSQSESSSGSQSGGSWGGGSQSGSKSESSSGSQSGGGWGGGSQSGSKSESSSGSQSGGGWGGGSQSGSKSESSSGSQSGGGWGGGSQSGSQSESSSGSQSGGGWDGGSQSGSQSQSLSHSEGRGFGGSSSNSQSGSSSSSFGGEGFGK, encoded by the exons ATGAGGGATCTTACCCTGCTCCTTCTTCTGAGCCTGGGGACTCTTCTCTCCATGGAGGCTGGCACCACTGCTTTGCCAG CGGACCGAGCGAGGCGGGGCCTCATCGGGAACCTGCTACACGGCAACGCTGCCTCGCTGCTCGACCCTCTGGGTCTGCTGCACAACTCGCAATCCGGCGCCAAGTCGGAGAGCGACAGCTTCAGCCTGGGTGGCAGCCTCGGCCTGCTGGGCATCTCCGGGGGGCTGTCGCACTCGTCATCCAGCGCGCAGGCCGGCAGCTCGGCGGGCGGTGGCGCCGGTAGCTCCAGCGGCAGCCAGGCCTCGTCCTCGGCCGGCTCGCAAGGCTTCGGTGGTGCCTCGTCACAGGCGCAGTCGCAGGCAGAGAGTGGAGCCGGTGGCCAGTTACGCCCGCCACACGGTGGTCAATTCGGTGGATTTGAGAGTGGCTTCAACAGTGGTTCTTCGGCACAGTCGCAAGCCAGTGGTGCCGGTGGCATCCAGTTCGGTCAACACGGTGGTCAATTCGGTGGACTTGAGAGTGGCTCCAACAGTGGTTCTTCGGCACAGTCGCAAGCCAGTGGTGCCAGTGGTGTCCAGTTTGGTCAAAATGGTGGTCAATTCGGTGGACCTGAGAGTGGCTCCAATAGCGGTTCTTCAGCCCAGTCACAAGCCGGTGCCGGTGGCACTCAGTTCGGCCAACATGGTGGCCAGTTCGGGCGGCTAGAAAGTGGTTCTAACAGTGGTTCCTCGGCACATTCACAAGCTGGTGGTTCCGGTGGTATTCATTTCGGTGGGCCTGGTCCCGTAGCGCTTGGTCATCTGGATGGTCCAGCAGACGTCATAGTCTTTGAAGTACCTCATCaaccgccaccaccaccaccgcgaCCAGCGTACGATGGCCCCATTTTCGAAGGACCtctacctcctcctcctccgccaCCACAGCCTGCGTATGGTAGTCCGAGCTTCGGGAGGCCACAACCTCCATCGTTCGGCGGCAGTGGGCAGTTCGGGAGCAACTCGCAGAGCGAGTCCTCTTCAGGTTCCCAGTCGGGTGGCAGCTGGGGTGGCGGCTCACAGAGTGGCTCCAAGAGCGAGTCCTCTTCAGGTTCCCAGTCGGGTGGCGGCTGGGGTGGAGGCTCACAAAGTGGCTCCAAGAGCGAGTCCTCTTCAGGTTCCCAGTCGGGTGGTGGCTGGGGTGGCGGCTCACAGAGTGGCTCCAAGAGCGAGTCCTCTTCAGGTTCCCAGTCGGGTGGCGGCTGGGGTGGCGGATCACAGAGTGGGTCCCAGAGCGAGTCCTCTTCAGGTTCTCAGTCGGGCGGCGGCTGGGATGGCGGCTCACAGAGTGGGTCCCAGAGCCAGTCTTTATCCCATTCTGAGGGTCGGGGCTTTGGTGGGTCATCGAGCAACTCGCAGAGTGGGTCGTCTTCTTCCTCATTCGGCGGAGAAGGTTTCGGGAAGTAG